The proteins below come from a single Malus sylvestris chromosome 3, drMalSylv7.2, whole genome shotgun sequence genomic window:
- the LOC126616991 gene encoding uncharacterized protein LOC126616991, with product MCYDKPRRRSLATFSLLIFSFRTVFENGTYLLTSFIDCGPSLKPLISCLNLAGTGNTNHRSPRSPAESPSPISLHHQHRPFLHLTRIGTLDDDFFSGDDDDTRSLFGPNQIPPILIFSSSSHSTSKLGFNGTYGTRVSEIVRSSLTFKAERFTISDDRARGRDGDGESNEGQEKGSVEEMDNRAVDLQFLINGLELGVGTWRRCSSS from the coding sequence atgtgcTATGACAAGCCACGACGTCGTTCACTAGCAACCTTCTCCCTTCTCATCTTCTCCTTCCGCACTGTCTTCGAAAATGGGACCTACCTCCTCACCTCCTTCATCGACTGCGGCCCTTCTCTCAAACCCCTCATCTCCTGCCTCAACCTTGCTGGCACCGGCAATACCAACCACCGCTCTCCTAGATCTCCAGCCGAGTCCCCTTCTCCGATCTCTCTCCATCACCAACACCGCCCATTTCTTCACCTCACTCGCATTGGAACCTTAGACGACGATTTCTTCTCTGGCGATGATGATGACACTCGCTCCCTCTTCGGCCCCAATCAGATCCCCCCAATCCtcattttctcctcctcctctcacTCCACCTCCAAATTAGGGTTTAATGGAACTTACGGGACTAGGGTTTCTGAAATTGTGCGCTCCAGCCTCACGTTCAAGGCTGAGAGATTCACCATTTCTGATGATAGAGCTAGAGGCAGAGATGGCGATGGAGAAAGCAATGAAGGGCAGGAGAAAGGCAGCGTTGAAGAAATGGACAATCGGGCCGTCGATTTGCAATTCTTGATCAACGGATTGGAGTTGGGCGTCGGGACGTGGCGACGTTGTTCTTCCTCTTGA
- the LOC126614569 gene encoding UDP-D-apiose/UDP-D-xylose synthase 2-like: MASSARVDLDGNPIKPITICMIGAGGFIGSHLCEKLMSETPHKVLALDVYNDKIKHLLEPENAHPWSDRIQFHRLNIKQDSRLEGLIKMADLTINLAAICTPADYNTRPLDTIYSNFIDALPVVKYCSENNKRLIHFSTCEVYGKTIGSYLPKDSPLRQDPAYYVLKEDESPCIFGSIEKQRWSYACAKQLIERLIYAEGAENGLEFTIVRPFNWIGPRMDFIPGIDGPSEGVPRVLACFSNNLLRREPLKLVDGGQSQRTFVYIRDAIEAVMLMIENPARANGHIFNVGNPNNEVTVRQLGEMMTEVYAKVSSEPKLETPTIDVSSQEFYGVGYDDSDKRIPDMTIINKQLGWNPKTSLWDLLESTLTYQHRTYAEAVKKAISQSSAS, translated from the exons ATGGCGTCGTCAGCGAGAGTAGATCTAGACGGCAACCCGATAAAGCCGATTACGATATGCATGATTGGAGCCGGAGGGTTCATTGGGTCCCACCTCTGCGAGAAGCTGATGTCGGAGACGCCGCACAAGGTCCTAGCTCTGGACGTCTACAATGACAAGATCAAGCATCTGCTCGAGCCCGAGAACGCGCACCCCTGGTCCGATCGCATCCAGTTCCACCGACTCAACATCAAGCAGGACTCGCGCCTCGAAGGGCTTATCAAAATGGCAGATCTG ACGATTAACCTGGCGGCGATCTGTACTCCGGCGGACTACAACACCCGCCCGCTTGACACCATCTACAGCAACTTCATCGATGCTTTGCCGGTG GTGAAGTACTGTTCCGAAAACAACAAGCGGTTGATTCACTTTTCTACTTGTGAAGTGTATGGGAAAACCATTGGAAGCTATCTTCCTAAAGATAGCCCTCTTCGTCAG GATCCTGCTTATTATGTGCTTAAAGAAGATGAATCCCCTTGCATTTTTGGATCTATTGAGAAGCAGAGATGGTCCTATGCATGTGCAAAGCAATTGATCGAGAGGCTGATCTATG CTGAGGGTGCGGAAAATGGTCTTGAATTTACCATTGTGAGACCCTTCAACTGGATTGGACCTAGGATGGATTTCATTCCTGGCATTGACGGCCCAAGTGAGGGTGTTCCAAGAGTTCTTGCATGCTTCAGTAAT AATCTTCTTCGCCGTGAGCCTCTCAAGCTCGTTGATGGCGGCCAATCTCAGAGAACTTTTGTCTACATAAGGGATGCTATTGAAGCTGTTATGTTGATGATC GAAAATCCTGCTAGGGCCAATGGTCACATCTTCAATGTAGGCAACCCTAACAATGAAGTTACTGTTAGGCAACTTGGTGAAATGATGACTGAG GTTTATGCGAAAGTAAGTAGCGAACCAAAATTGGAGACACCCACCATTGATGTTAGCTCTCAAGAATTCTATGGAGTGGGATATGATGATAGTGACAAGAGAATTCCTGACATGACTATTATCAACAAGCAGCTTG GTTGGAATCCAAAGACCTCTCTGTGGGACTTGCTTGAATCAACCCTCACCTATCAGCATAGGACGTATGCCGAGGCTGTTAAGAAGGCCATTTCCCAATCATCTGCAAGCTAA